DNA sequence from the Anas acuta chromosome 21, bAnaAcu1.1, whole genome shotgun sequence genome:
ttcacttcttttcagGAATTCAACAAATCTGTCCACCACTCCTTGAGTGTTTATCACTTCATCTATTGGAGGATTTGGCTCTGAAATAGTAATGCAGTGTCAAAATAGTGTATAGGTCTAATACAAGGGAACAACAAGCATGAACTATCGCTGTCCTGAATGGTTTCAAGCTGTACTGAACTTGGCAGGACAACTCCTCAGAATCACTTTCAGCAAAACGTATTCAGTCGTAAATAGTTAGTAAATTTACTAGGTTATCAAGTTTCTAGATTATAGCCTTCCCCAAACTCAAAGCTGGGGATTTATACAACACTTCAAGCGCACAAATATTCCTGAAATAAAGCCTATGTCGGACCCTAGGGCAGGGATGAGGGACTTTTACCTTTGGAAAGTAGCTTCCTGAATTTCTGTGTGGTTGCTAGCTGTAGGTCAGGGTCATCTGAAAAAAGCATCTCTACCATCTCTCTTGTAATCACACCCTCCTGAAAGGAGACAGAACAACAGTTCCATGTCACATGAAGCTTATTTAAGGTACCTCAATCAAGGCAGCCTACCACAATTCTGTGCTAGCTGTTAATCCAGAGATGCGCTGTCTGAGATTACAGCACACTATCTGCTTCCTGGCAGACTTCTCCAGTTTGTTGTAGTAGTACTAGCAACATTCCCCAAaccagggaaaaacaaacaggttgCAGTTTATCAGTTTCATGCAGTCCACAGCATTAAATCTATCTGAAGGCATGATCACAGCAAGGAGAGGCACCTTACCCCACATGTTGTGGAACTAACATAGGAATCCACGAGGAGGCTATCAAACATGGAGGCATCTTCATTGATCAGTTCCAcgtttcttcttttaaagagcTGACAGGGAACAAAACACGGGAATCATTATTAGAAAGCAATGATTAACAGTCTTCACAAGTAGACATTCTTGTTCCTCAAACAAGATACCGCCAGCTATAGACGAAGCGTAACCTGAATAGAAAAGTAGTCATTAATAACAGCTCTGCACACTGAACACTAGCTTGGCATACAAGCCCTGATAATAAAACATGCTAAGGCTTGCTCTCAGATATGCAAATGCCCAAGTCACTGAAGCACTGGTATAGGCAAGTGCAGAATTTGGCCTAACAAGTTAGGGAAAACAGGGAGAAGACAGCTTGTAGACGATGCAATCACTTAGTCTGAGCCACACAGATCACCCGAGAATCACCTTTCACTTTCTCAGACCTCccagcaacaaaaaaaacacagctcagaGTGAAGAAATGCATGCAGCCCATACTTTCACTTACTCTCTCTGCTTCTTGATGAAGCAACTCCATTcactaattaattaaaaagttaaaaacaaggATCTGTGAACAAAAACCTTCAGTACCATAAAGACAAAGTGCTTGGAGAGCCCTTGGTGTGAGCGACACTCTGTGCTAggcacaaaggaaaagcaaaggaaagtcTCAGAACAGGAGAAGTAAGAGGACTGCCAACAAACCTTAATGCACAGATCCTTGAAGATTCCCGTTTGGCAGCAGCACAATCTTGGTTGTGTTAAGGCTGTACACAAGCTAGTCAAGATGAGAGTTACCTGTTGCTCTCGTTTCTGTTTGCGCAGTTgaattccttcctcttctcttctccgACGCATTTCCTCAGGATTTAGGGCTTTGTTCTTGTAACTCTTCATTCGATAGTTATCCTTGCCAGGACTCGCCATGGtttctgtgaaaaggaaaaggccTCAGATTTCTGGTCACTCTCTGTTCCTTTACCAGCGTGTCATTTTCAACAAGAACGTCAGTGCacataaaaaagcaaagaacagcCAGATTAAATGGACTTTTAATGTAAAAAGCAAGAGCTGGCCTCTTACACACTGAAGTAAAAGCTTCAGGCTGGAATATGACCCTGACACTAGTTCAGGTGATGTGTTGTTGATGCAAGACTGTTATTAAGTTtgcaggaagcagagcagagcagatttGCTGCTCTGAAAGGAACCTGGATCCAACGCCACAACATTGAAGCACGTCACCCATATGAAAAGCTTCTCCTCAGAGAGCTTCACTGTCCTCAGGAGGTGTGTAACTAAGTTCTAGCTTGGTGTTAGATCTTATTTCCCTTGTACCATCAGGGAATAACCCACACCTCGACATCCCTTTCCCACAGACATCTGCTGAAGGCCGTTCCGATTGCCAGTGGGTGACTGCACCAACTTCATTTCGGAGCAGCCCGTGGAAGCACCAAACTACATCTGCACAGCAAAAACCCAACAGAGCTCACAGTAAACTGCAGCCTTGATTTTACAACTCCACTAAAAACACTGCCAAGAGACGAGCTGCACATATCACAGGCCACGTTTGCCCTGCCAGCTTACTGCGAGGGTTCAGTACCTGACCTACTTATTTTGCTGCTTCATATCTGACTAACGCAGTACTTCAAACCTGATTACTCGTCTATTTGCCTCCTAGTCAGGGAAGTGACACTCCACTGTTTggcacagtaaaaccaccaggGCCAAGCAGCAACCTGAGCACAGGAGGATAGCAATTCCTCAGCTGCACCCAGCTACAACCCCCTGCTTCAACCACATCCactcctttttttcattttcccaaaCACTCCCTTTCTCCCATTTATGAGACAGACCCCTTGGATTCTCTTCTGTGCCCTTCCCAGGACAGGAAGGAAGCGGTGATAATGCAGAGCAGCAAACTGCCTGTTAGCCCTGAGACCAGGAGACAATTCCCTGGCAGTCTGCAGGACACCAGTATCTGTGTTTTGTCCACCTGCCCCaagcagctggaggaagcaCCCTGTGAAAGTCAGCAGCTACCTCCTCAGACCTCCTCCTTCAACCCTTAAGAGCTCCTCAGGCACGTTGCTTACAGAAAGTCCACGTCTGACTTATCAGCTGCCTCCAGCCACCCTggaagccctccaagatcagcTGGAGAAGTTTCAGAccttgctgccctcctgctaGCAGGGCCCACAGCCGAGCCAAAGACAGGTATAGTGTACAGCTGTCCAACAGCTCGCTGCTGTGGAAAGAGGAAACAACCAGAAGAATTCATGTTAACATGAGGAAACAAATTACTTGCAGTTATAGGATTTCAAGACAATACCTACAGACGCTAAACATTAGGAGAGCCACGCTCCTTTTCATGGTATCTGCTTTCTGAGGGGGCATTCCCTTCCCTGGCCAAATCAGCAAGGACATTCTTGTGAGCAGcaacagataaaacaaaaacaccaccaaaaaaaaaaaaatcaagttccTCTGGTCACTTGCACTACAACAACCACACATGCCCCTGGCAAGCAGTCCCGAAGCTCAGCTGACCCCAGGAACATCCCGAGGCTTGAGGAGGTGTAGGCACAGCGGGCTGCAAGCTTATTGGCACCTCTGAGGCTGAAAAGAAGCCACCAGCTCTTCATCAGTAAGCAGCAGTATTCCAGTGTTGTGTTAGAAAGCCTTTCAGTAAGCTGTTTAGGACGCAGTAGCTCTGTGAAAAAGGGACTGTATCGTACGTGAGCACCACCaaggaaaacacacagagcCTCCAAAGAGAGTGGAGGGCTGAAACAAGTCAGAGCAGGGCTCCTTTTTTCCCTGAGCTCACCTCTCACAAGGCAGAGGTTCAGAGGAATAACTGGCATGTTTGTAAAGGCGTCTGACACACCTACCGTGTCCTCAAGGACCACTGCCACGGCAAGGAAGCAGCCTGAAGCTCTCAGAAGCCAGGCCCCTGCTCCCCCTTGGCCAttccccttcccagcagggctgtACGCCAGGGTGGAGGGGAGaatctttgttatttttgaCCGAGTAGCAGCTACTTCAGGAGACAGAGGACAAAATGTACAGGGGGTTGTTTATAGCTGATCTTCCAGGAGCAAGGCGTCATCTACACCCAGATTTTAATTCAGGAATTAAATGTCACCACTGCCATTGGTTCAGCTGGTGAAGCATCCCTGTGACTGCCCCAGCTCTAAGGGCTGATACGGGCACATAAAGGAGTAAAAGCTTAATTCAGAAAGATTACAACAGAATCCCTAGCAGACAAATTGGCTACCTCCCTTCGGAAGACAAAGTCCCCAAttaaaaggtaatttttaaGGAAGGGAGGACAAAAAAAAGTGGTTAAGTGGCTTAGCAGTATGCCCAGGATTACCAGCCAGTTGGTCACACAAACAGCTGAGTGGCACATGACAGTCGAGCTGCCCGGGGACTTGCACAACCCCGCTCCCAGGCACACCCtggcagcctggagctgggtgGCAGCGCAGAGAAGGAACCCAGCCAGGCACCAAGGTCTCACACTCAGCGtgtgctgtgccctgcagcgTGAGGCTACCAATTTCAGGAGCTCTGAGCACCACTGCGACActgcagggacccccccagctGGACACCCACACACCTCCATGCAACCATCACTGGTTTCCTACTTCATTTTGCGCACACACCTCCTCAGGTCCTTTCTGTTGACCGTTTCCAGTCCATCCTGTCCCAATACCTTGGCCTTGGAATGCCGATTTGTGACGTTACCTCCCATCTCTATGGCAGCAACATCACCGGGGCAAGATTCTAACTCCATGGTGAGCTCAGCTGATGCTGtcagcaccaggctgcagcaAACACGTGGAACAGAAGTGACAGCAGGAGGCCAAGCACATCCAAATTCTCTGCACAAAACATCTGGCTCATCCAGTATATCTGCAAGCCAGGCTTCGGCAGCGTTAACTATTAACTGAAATCCTACCCACACTAAGCCAGGCTGGAGGGGCAGTCTGATTCTCTGATCAGAGAAAGCACTCATCCACAATCATCTGCGAGTGATGCGCAGGCAATGATCAAGCCACACATTTGCACTTTGCAACTGAACATCAGTTGTTGCTCTGAGAAGCTTCTGCTTTTATAGAAAAGCTCTTGGCTAAGCAGCACTGGAAACCTACCTAGGGCACgtttctttcagctgctggaagTTTCAGCAGCCACCCAAACCCCCACAGAGCGCTAGGACAGCGCCTTCGCTAGGACGGCTTTCTCCTCTGACAAGCAGCTAGGCCCTGCCTTGTATCAAGATAGCATCAGCTCACGCCCTGGAATTACAGAATCGTTCTGATGGTGTTCCAGGCACAAGTCCTGGGCTCTGGGCTTCCCTGCAGTGCCCCACGGAAGCTTCCTCCTGCACCGCAGCgctcagcctggcagcagctcccccgagcagcctgcagctgccccagtgACCCTGCTCCGAATTATCGAGTTAATTCACTCTGGGAATGCTTTCAGGTGGTCTGTGAGCTGAGAATTGTCTTGCAGGAGCTACGGGAACAAACCTGGGGGTGAAGGTTAATGGAACAATACCTGCTCAGTTCCCTGTGTAAAGGAAACCCCTTGGGGAGGCTGGAGAAGTTTGGCTCCTGCTGTTGGTTTTGCTGGCAATGGTCGGCTTCAGTGAGGAGAAATCCTCCTGTGGTCATGTAAGCCAAAGAACGAACAGAACACCACACTCCTCCTTACCCTATATTGAACGATGAGAAAGTTTTCACCGGGTAAATGAAAAAGCAGGGTGAAAGGTGGACTCTGAAGGCTCACCAGAGCCCTCGGGTCCCGTAACCACCCACAGAGAAGCCAACAAAGCCACAGCACTCGGCCAGAAAGGCGACTCCGGGGTCACTGCCACCACGCCAGGACTGTAACGGCTTCTTAAGACCACTGAATCACCACCCAGCCTCGCTTCCTTCCAGCTGACGCTCTCCCCACTGAACACAGAACACAACTGCTTCCAACAGTTCGGCTGCTGCTGAAAGCCTCCGAGCTGAGTCACTGCAGGGGCTCGCACGTCTAAATCAAGACTTGTGCTGCTGAGTCAGCCTGGAGGGACAGAACAGAACAGTTACACTCACAGATCTCACCAGGCGCTTTTGAGCCAGAATTCCCTTCCACGAAGGCAATCTTTGTAAGGTGTCTACTACAGTCCTGGTGCTGGCCACAGGACACGTACCTAAGACACCTGGCCAGCAAGGAGGGCTGACAGCCCCGTGTGTGGAGTTCAGTACAGCAGCAGAGTTACACAACGGCAATGAACAGCATGAACTTGGTCAgttacaaggaaagaaaaatccctaAGCTCCACAAATAAGAGCAAAACACAATCAATTAACTAAAAAGATGCATCTGACAACCTTGCTGCTTACATCCCTCAGGTCTCTCCAGTCCATAAGCTCACCTGAGGAACCTCCTGCCACCTGcctccctgcaggccctgaccCCCAAAGATCAGCACAACTGcaccaaacaaaacagcattatGGATTTCTGAAGTGTCTCTAAACCTGAGCTCTCTCTCCACGCAGCCAAGCATTAACCACCATTTCTCTGTAAGCACAGTGTGGCTCTGAAGACCACAGCTGACGTCTTGCAGCTGTAACAGGAATAACAGCCAAGCTTTGCTTGAAGTAAATTTGTAAACTCTAAATTTACTTGATGATTAGCAATGCTTGCGTGAATTGtctgtttcttctgtcttaTTTGTGAAAGTTCCTAAAGTTTGAGaagtaacagaaacaaaagatcTTCTGAACCTCAGACACGTAATGGGTTACCCACCACTACAGGCACCTCTTCAGTCAATTCTTAAAGGGATGTTTAAAGCAGCTGCTTTACGACATGGCATAAAGGTTCTTCGTGACAGCAGCTACAGACACAGACCTAGCTTCAGAGGAGCGTGTCCAGGACAACTTAATGGTTTAGTTGGGAATGGAGAAAGCGAAGCCTAAATAATCAGTGCTTCCTGAACACAAACTAAGTGGAGTTGGTTCTGCTGAATGTACACAAACAGTTGATTAACGTGCACTGCATGCAGAGGCAGCTCCAAGCTGCTGGCAGACAGGAGCCCAGGACAGGTTCCTACGCTGAGCCTCTCATTTTATACTGAACCTGTCATTTTGATGGTTTTGTAGTGAAAAGTGAATTAGGAATAAAATCACTTCATTGCTCAGAAGGtgacagagggaaaaggaaaccaAACAACTACAGGAGGAGTCCTGCCAAGCAAGCAGCAACTCGAGGCTTTTCCTCCACAGCCCTGCAGTGACCCAGCCGCTGCTAACCCTGGAGGAGAGGCCAAGTGCTGCGCTCTGTCACTCTCTTGCTCATTTCGTTCTGCTTTCAAGTCCTCCTGCAGGTTCTCCGAGTGCCTGCTCCAAGCAAGCAGAGGCAGTAGTCTTGCAGAGAGGTCTCAGACACCAAGCTGCTGCCACCCGGGGCCGGGTGCTTGTCGCGGAGTACACGGTGTGCTCGCAGAGCGCTTATCCCCGCAGTTATTTGGCTGTCTGGTGCAGCAGTCGCCGTTGGCTCGTTCCCGTCGGTTTTCGCTGCGAGAGCCAGGGCCGTGATATCACTGCAGGAATGTGCAACAGCctcgctgctgcctgctgagggGGAGGGGAGCACAAAAATGCTCTTCGGAGGAATTAAGAGCCCTGCAGCACACTTGTCTTTCGCCGTGGTCAGCCCGAGAGGAGGCCTCCCGCTGGCTGCCCGTGCCCGACATCAGGAGAACTCGCTGTCCTTGAGTCTGTTTCTCTGAACACAAACTTCAACTCTTACTTCCTCCTGACCTTTTCACCCCAAAAGCCTGGGGTTTGGCGCCTATAAATCCCCTTCAACTTGATTTACATGCCCCAAGACCTTCAGACTTCCTTAAGAGTGTATTGATGATCTGAGAAGCGTAACTCCCTCTCACCTGAGGTCAGGGAGTCCTCCGTAACAGTTCCTGAACCAAGGATCAGCTCAAACTTGACCCACAAGAGATTCGGGAGCCCTAACGCAGCCTGAAATAAAGTTGCAGAGAGCTACAGAATTCCAAAAAGCTCATCCCTCCCAGCACGTGCTTTTCTACAGAAACAAGCAGCATTGTGCTTTGATAAGCATGTTTATCTGGGCTTCAGAAGTACAATAGCTGAAAAGTGAAAGGCTGGAGGAATTAGGACTTCCCCTATTACACCCACCACTTTGATGATCAGGCTCCCCTTTACAAAGTTCATGTTTGCTCTCCCAAACtcaagcaaacaaagcaaaaacagccAAGTAACTGGTTCAATTCATCCGCCACGAGAGCTCTGTTGAGAGCCCGACGTTACTGCTGCAtgggctgagcagcacagcaaagacCCCCGGACATTTGTAACCTGCACAGCCAACGAGGAAAGGACTGAGGGGCATTTCTAGGATTTTGGGCACTTCTAGGAGGCGAGACCAACACTCCACAGCTCCCTACAAACCACAGCACCCCCGACCCACACCAcgcaaagcacagcagcataCTGCCACAATTTAGACCTGTTAAcccaaagcactgaaaaagcagtctctgcttattttaaaagttacttttaaaAGGTTTAAGCGGGAAGCACCGAATGGCCGCTGTCGGGAACGCGGCCGCTTCAAGCTCCAACGAGAAACCGCCGAGGCAGAGTGGGGAAGGACGGGAAAGCTCCTCCGAACACCCTCAGCCACAGAAAGCGCTCGCAGCTTCCAGACGTGCTCCAACAGGCCCGAGGACGTTTTCCTGCTCGAAGCTGCCGGCCGAGGTTTCTCACCAGGCTGCGTTGTGTTCCAGAAGCTGCTCTGGacgggagctgctgcagccgggGCAGCCACGGCCTCACAGGAGGCggctgaggagctgctgacCCCTCGGGCAGGCCGCATCCCTCCACAAGGGGCATTTTTAAGGGCAAGCCTGGTTAAAAGCTGCTGCAGTTAAAAACTATAAAACCTTAATTTTTACCTCAGAGACGAAGCTGGGGGGGaatgctcctgctgctggcctcgctccccgctcccctcagccccccaaagccccctcAGCCCTCAGGGAAGCGCCAAGGCCCCGATCAGGGAGCCCCAGCTCACGGCCAGGATGACAGAAACCCCCCGGCACTGCCGGACCCGCCGAGGGGCAGCGCTCGGCGGTTAATTACGGTTAATTACCCGTCCCTAACGACAGCGCTGCGCCTCTGACAgggcgcggggccggccccggggggctcaCGGCGCTGCCGGGACCCTCGCTGACTGAAGCGGCCGCTTGTGGCTGGGGTTTTGGGCCGGTTTAGAGGAGAATTGGGAAACCCGGGGGGGGTTGGCGTGAGGTGAGGCACCGGCTCCCCCCGCCCGGGAAAGGCCCCGCCGGGGCCGCGCTGCCCgagccctgcccgcagcccccggcccgctGAGGGGCACGGGGCCgagccgcagccccccgcccgGTGCCGTCCCCGGTCCCCCCCGGTTCTCCCCGGTCCCGTCCCGCCCTCACCCATCGCGGCTCCTGAGGCGGCGGCTCCCGGCGGCGGCCACAATATggcgggagggcggcggggggcgggcggcgagCGGCCAACGGCGGCCGAGAGGAGCCAAACGGCCCCGAGCCGCGCGGGCCCGCCCCggggcgggacgggacgggcGGACTCGGTCCCGCCTCTAACGGCCGCCCCTCGGTCGGTTATGGCACCTCACGGTGTGGGCTtcacggccccgcagccccgtcACGTCAGCCATGGTGCCTCACGTTCTGTGCCCTCACGGcccctcagccccatcccctcAGGTCCCCTCACAACCCGTCCCCTCATGGCTGTCCCCTcatgtccccccagccccagcccatcACATCCCCCCACATCCCGTCCCCTCAGGTCCCCTCAGGTCCCCTCACATCTCCTCAGCTCCATCCCCTCAAGCCCTGTCCCCTCACGTTCTGTCCCCTCatgtccccccagcccctcacaccCTGTCCCCTCAGGTCCTCTCACGTTCTGTCCCCTCACGCCTGTCCCCTCATGTCCCCTCATAATCCATCCCCTTACATcacctcagccccagcccctcagctctgtcccctcagccccagcccctcacgTCCCATCCCCTCAGCTCTGTCCCTTCATGTTCTGTCCCCTCatgtccccccagcccctcacatCCCCTCACGTTCTGCCCCCTCACACTCCATCCCCTCACATCCCCTCAGCCCCAACCCCTCACGTCCCTCCAGGTCCCATCCCCTCAGCTCCCACCCCTCAGCCCTGTCCCCTCACACCCCgctgtcccccagccccatcctcccACACCTCAAGCCCCACCATGTCCCCACAGCACCCTCAGCCTGCCGAGCCGGGAGCAGGCAGCTCCGGGCCCCCCAGGGGAGGCATTGAGGGGACATGGGCCCGATCCTGCTCCACGTGCAGCTCGGAGCAGGGCAGCACGCACAGCAGCGCTCTAAGATGTCTTTTCATTATAAAGTGTTTTAAGGATCTGTGTCCTTCGCAGCTCCACGGCCTCCTGcggcaggggctgagcagcacGGGGGCATCAGGTGGTGCGTGGCCGGCAGTTCCCTCCCATGGCAAGGAAGACGTCAATGGGGACGTAGGGCAGGGTCAGGCAGTGGCTCCCGGGGCATCGCCGCAGCTGCCtgtggggagagagaagggTGAGGGCAGCAGCATGGCAAGGTCGGACCCTGCACCCCACAGGAGTCCCTCTGgcggggctcagcaccccctTACCTTCCCGCAGGCTGCTCGGCACCCACCGGCTCCTGAGCCTCTGGAGCCGCGGCCAGGCTGGGACAGTCACCTGCCTCGATGGGGAACCTCCGGGCCTGCGGTGTTTCCTGGGAGCTCATGTCCGGGCCCTGGACGTGGCTGATGAGGGAGAAGGAGCCGtgagctggcagcacagggccTGGCCCCTGAgatccccatccccacaaatggggggcacccaggggatCGCCGGGGCGGGGTCTTGCCCTGCCGAAGGGCAGGAGGCACTGCCTGCTCTGGTTCCAGCTGCCCGGGCTGGCTGGATGTGCCCAGCTCGGACACACGGCTgcgaggcagcagcaggaggagctggcacAGGGCACGGCCACTGCCTGCCCTCGGTGTCCCTGTGCTAGAGGTGCGGGATGACACCGAGCAGGGAAATTGAATTCAATTCCCAGCACGCCAGCTCTGAATCCCCTtctgccacccccagcctgctctggggaaaaaggggaagggacACAGAGGGGCaaaaggagggggaggatgTGTGGCCAGCCCTGCATCCCCTGCATTCCTCACCCCGTGAGCCCCCCTACTCACGGTGCCCACTGAGCGGGCGTTCCAGCACAGCCCTATCCCCCCTGCCCGGCCGAGTGGTCACCCACTTTGATGCACATCCGTCACCTCTGATTCACGCAGCATCAGCTGCATCATAATAGCACAGCAGGGTTTAAGAGGTCCCCCTGTGCTCCCCTTCACACAGCACCAGGCCACGAGCGGGGCCTTGGGGTGCTGTGCATGCCaacggggggcacggggagtCCCTGGGTGCTGCGATGCTGTTGTGGAGTTTCTGGGGGTTGACCTGAGGCTGACTGGTCCCAGCTCGTAGGAGGACATGGAGGAGTTTTTGCTTGCCAATGGCTACCAGCTTGGCAAGACCATTGGGGAGGGAACTTACTCCAAAGTGAAGGAGGCCTTATCCCTAAAGCATCAGAAGAAAGtggcaattaaaataattgataaGAAGGAAGGCCCAGAAGGTaagaagtggccccaaagggACTCCAGGCTGAGGCACCGCCCCTCCTTGAAGACTTCTCATTCCTGCCAGAAAATAAGCTTCCCAAATTTTCCACCTAAGCACAGTTTGGCCGGATGCTGACCCCAAGCGGAGCAGCCGGGGGCCGTGACCCAAAGATTCTTTAGCTGGCTGCTCCTGCAACTGCAGGGAGGGACAAGTGCAGGCAGAACCCAGCACCCCTTCTGGATGAGCATCCTGGGGGAAGGTTTGGTTCCCCATAAGGAATTAAGCACCTACGGTgtgcccttccctccctctaCCCATCCCCGTGGCCTCAGCCAGGAGAGGTGCAGGGCATCAGCAGCTCGAGGATGGCCCCGGCCCTGCTCTGTGAGTAAATTTGCCTCCTCTCTTGGCAGAATTTATTCAGAAATTCCTGCCCCGGGAGCTCCAGATCGTCGGGCGCTTGGACCACAAGAACATCATCCGGGTGTACGAGATGCTGGAGTCTGCAGATGGGAAGATCTATCTGGTGATGGAGCTGGCTGAGGACGGGGACATCTTCGACTGCGTGCTGCGTGAGGGTCCCCTGCCCGAGCACCGCGCCAAGGCGCTCTTTCACCAGCTGGTCGAGGCCATCCGCTACTGCCACGGCTGTGGGGTGGCTCACCGCGACCTCAAGTGCGAGAAcgccctgctgcagggccacaCGGTCAAGCTGACGGACTTCGGCTTCGCCaagctgctccccaggggccGCCAGGAGCTGAGCCGCACCTTCTGCGGCAGCATGGCCTACGCGGCGCCCGAGGTGCTGCAGGGGGTGCCCCACGACAGCTGCAAGGGCGACGTCTGGAGCTTGGGTGTCATCCTCTACGCCCTGCTGTGCGCCCGCCTGCCCTTCGACGACACCAACATCCCCcagatgctgtgccagcagcagaaaggagtCTCCCTGCCCAGGCACCTGGGGGTCTCCAGGGAGTGCCAGGACCTCCTGAAAAGGCTCCTGGAGCCAGATATGATCATGAGGCCCTCGGTGGAGGGGGTCAGCAGGCACCCCTGGCTGGCGAACCCCTGAGAAGTGCCCGCTCTGCCCTCCCCCAGTGGGACAGATTGCTTCTAAAATGACGATAAATTTGGATGTCAGTGTTTACCATCTATGCAGCCTCCTGGGTGTACTGCCAGGCCTCTGGCTGGCAGAGACAGGGCCTGGTTCGTATCTGGATGCTTTTACCTGCTCCCTCAAAGCCCTCAGCCTTcagtggcagggagcagggcaggcacagCAAGCTTCACACAAGCCCCACACAGTCTGGGGCAGTGTTTGCACatggggggacacagggatatGCAGTGGGGGGGGCCAGGGAGATATACAACACTTGGGATCATGTGGATAGGCAGCATGGCACCCCGGTTGTGGGCACCCCAGCTGCCCAGACACCTCTGCTTGTCCTCATTCCTCTCCCCTTCATGCCCCCAGCTAAGTGAACCTCCCTTGGGGTAGgtaggaggaaagggaaaagaaatgtaaagcaGTTGGCTCCCTCAAGGCAGCTCTCCCCACGCCGCCGGCAAAGGAAAGAAGGACACAGGTAGCAACTCTGTAGAATTCCTTTAATTGCTGTTAACTGCAAGTCTGTAAAAGGTTTGGAGAAAGTCATTGTTACAAAACTACCAGCTGTTAGAAGTGTTCCTGGTTTTTGCCCCAGCTAGAAAAGGCTCAGGGAGATGCGGAATAGTTCAGAACAGAGAATATTGCACAGACAACCCCATGGTTAAtttgacaaaagaaaaacaaaacaaaatgacacaGGTGAGAGCACTGCACCCTGAAGCTCTGTTGCTGGGCCAGGGATGCCGCTGTGACTCATGCCTTCAGCCTGCTGCCCCAACCCCTTGGCAGAAACCTTCCATCACAAGGGCTTCTGCTACTTGAGCCCACCCCAGGGCGAAGCTGCAGCAGGTTTCAGAGGCTCTGCTGTGTACCAGCAGCTCAGGCCCGGGACCCCACACACAGGTTGTGCAGCACAGACAAGAGCTCGTGTAAGGGCCTGAAGTCGGTGCTGCCAC
Encoded proteins:
- the FAM229A gene encoding protein FAM229A, which produces MSSQETPQARRFPIEAGDCPSLAAAPEAQEPVGAEHSPHRQLRRCPGSHCLTLPYVPIDVFLAMGGNCRPRTT
- the TSSK3 gene encoding testis-specific serine/threonine-protein kinase 3, with translation MEEFLLANGYQLGKTIGEGTYSKVKEALSLKHQKKVAIKIIDKKEGPEEFIQKFLPRELQIVGRLDHKNIIRVYEMLESADGKIYLVMELAEDGDIFDCVLREGPLPEHRAKALFHQLVEAIRYCHGCGVAHRDLKCENALLQGHTVKLTDFGFAKLLPRGRQELSRTFCGSMAYAAPEVLQGVPHDSCKGDVWSLGVILYALLCARLPFDDTNIPQMLCQQQKGVSLPRHLGVSRECQDLLKRLLEPDMIMRPSVEGVSRHPWLANP